GTGCGCGATCTCATTGGCGAACCTTTGGAGATTGCCAAGGTGGGTACGGCGGAAAGCCGGGCGCGGCGCGTCGATGAACTGCTGGAGCGCGTCGGGCTGACGCGCGATCACGGCATGCGCTTTCCGCACGAGTTTTCGGGCGGCCAGCGCCAGCGCATCGGCATTGCGCGGGCCATTGCGCTCAACCCCGAGCTGGTGATCTGCGACGAGCCGATTTCGGCGCTCGACGTCTCGATCCAGGCGCAGGTCGTCAACATGCTGGAAGACCTGCAGGAAGAGCTTGGGCTGACTTATCTCTTCATCACCCATGACCTCTCTATGGTGCGCCATATCTCGGACCGCATCGGCGTCATGTATCTGGGCAAGATCGTGGAGTTGGCACCCAACGAGGCGCTCTATCGCGCGCCCGCCCACCCCTATACGCAGGCGCTGCTGGCTTCCATTCCGGTGGCGGACCCCGAGGCGCGGCGTGATGTGACGCCGATGGCCGGGGAGATTCCGAGCCCGATCAACCTGCCGTCCTGCTGCCGGTTCAGGACGCGGTGTCCGTTCGCCACCGCACTTTGCGCCGAGCGCGAGCCGGAGCTGCGCGAGCTAGGCGACGGCCACGCTGCGGCCTGCCATTATGCGGAAGACATCCAGTCCAAGCAGATACCGCTATCCGCCTGAGGGAGGCGGTCAACGATGAACACAGGAGAGAAACAGATGCTGAAACGCCTGCTGCCCCTTATGACGGCAGCCCTTCTCGCCACCACCGGTCCCGTCTGGGCCGCGGGCGAATTGACCTATGTGGTCAACAATGAATCCGCCCAGTTCGATCCCTCGACCACGGCCGAGACCTTTGCCCTGCCGGTGATCGGCAACAGCTTCGAAGGCCTCGTCAAGTTTGCCGAGGACGGCAGCGTTGTGCCGGCCCTCGCCAAGAAGTGGGACGTCACCGACGACGGCCTCACCTATACGTTCCATCTGCGCGACGACGCGAAGTGGTCGGATGGCAAGCCGGTGACGGCTGGCGATTTCGTCTATGCGTGGAAGCGCGTGCTGACCCCGTCGGCCGGCGCCAAGAATGCCCAGATGCTCTACATCCTCCAGGGTGGCGAGGACTATTTCAACGACCAGACCAAGGACGTTGCAGTCAAGGCCGTCGACGACAAGACGCTGACCTTCACGCTCAAGCAGCGCGTTCCCTACCTGATGCAGATCCTGCCGTTCACCGTGTTCTATCCGGTGCGCGAGGATGTGGTTTCGGCCGATCCGGATGGCTGGACCCGCAAGCCCGAGACCTATATCGGCACCGGCCCCTTCCGGGTCACGCAGATGAAGTTCGGCGAGTCGATCGTGCTCGAAAAGAACCCGAACTATTACGACGCGGCCAATGTCACCCTCGACAAGGTGACGCTGCGCCTGATCCCCGAGCCTTCGACTGCTCTTGCTGCCTATGAGGCGGGCGACGTCGACGGCATCGAGGCGGTTCCGGCTCCGGAAATTCCGCGCCTGGCTTCCGAGGAAGGCAACGGCTTCCTGGTCGTGCCGGCGCTCGGCACCACCTATGCTTTCTTCAACCCGCACCAGAAGCCGCTCGACGACGTTCGCGTCCGCAAGGCGCTGTCCATGGCGATCGACCGCGAGGAAATCGTCGAGTTCGTGCTGCAGTCGGCTGACCAGCCGGCAATGGCACTGGTCCCGCCGGGCATGAACCTGGCCGGAGAAGATTTCCGCGATGGCTCCGACACGTTCGGTCTCGAGCCGACCGCACAGCCGGAAGCCGCGCAGGCGCTCCTGGCCGAGGCTGGTTATCCGAATGGCGAAGGTTTCCCCGAGACGGTCTTCATGACCTACTCGTCCCCGCCGATCGAAAAGCTGCTCGAGGCCATCCAGCAGATGTGGAAGAAGAACCTTAACATCGACGTCAAGATCCAGGCGTCCGAGTGGCAGGTGTTCTACCCTGAAGTGCAGAAGGTTCAGTACCAGATCGCGCAGATGGGTTGGGGTGCCGACTACCCGCACCCGATGACCTTCCTCGACAACTTTGTGACCGGCAGCGCCAACAATCTGGCCAACTGGTCCAATGCCGACTACGACAAGGCCATTGCGGACGCCAAGGCGACCAGCGACGAGAAGACCTCGCTCGATGACATGCGCAAGGCCGAGGCGATCATGATGAACGACCACGTGATCCTGCCGCAATACCACCGCAACCAGTACATGATGATGAAGCCCTATGTGAAAGGCTTCTGGCGGTCGGCACTCAACCAGCCCTACTTCTCTGGCGTGACCATCGAGAAGTAACAAGACAAGCGGCCGCTGCTCCCGGGCAGCGGCCGCTTTCTTAGCTCTAACGATCGGTTTTCTTTTCACGGCAGCGCGAGCATTTTCTCCAAGCCCAGGCTGTGGAGGAAGCCTTGCCCGTCTCCCGTTCGGACTTCGGCAGGTACTACCGCGAACTGATCGAAACCCGGCACTTCGTCGAGTCCCAGGCATACTATCGCCACTCGATGGAGCGGTTCTGGCAAGCCTTCGATCGCATCCAGAACCTGGGACTCCCGCGCGGCACCAGCACCATCGATATCGGCGGCGGCATCATGGCCGTGCTGCTCGCCCGCATACTCGGCTTCGATGCCAGCGTGGGTGATGTTCAGCATTCCGGCGAGGATGATGTGCGTGCGCTCGGCGTGTCGTTCCAGGAAGTCGACCTGATGTCGGATACGCTCCTGCCGGGCAAGCAATATGAGTTTGTCGTGCTGCAGGAGGTGATCGAGCATTTGCCCGACCCACCCTATGTGGTCTTCGGGCGGATCATGCGCTTCATCAAGCCGGGCGGGACATTGTTCCTTACGACGCCCAACGGCTCGCGGATGCGCAATATCCTCTACATGCTTGCGGGGCGGCGCGTACTGGACAATTTCCGTCGGGCCGAGCCCGGCGAGTCCCTCGGCCACCAGCAGGAATATGTGCTGCCGCAGATGACATGGCAGGTGCAGCGCGCCGGGATGGAGCTATTGTTCGGCGAGGAATACGACGATGGCTGGCAAGGCTCGACGTTTCTGGCGCGCATTTCGCACCTTGGACTCAAACCAATCAACCTCGTTCCGCATCTTCGCAACGGGCTGATGGTCGCGGCCCGACGACCAACGGCGCCGCATTGAAATCGACCGGGTGCCTATCCGTCGCAGGTCTCTTCCCAAATTCTAATCGGTCTCTCAACCCAGCCCAACCTTGACCTGCCTAGATCATCCTTGCGCGCTCAGATGTGCGTTTTCTGCGAGGAGTGCCGAATGCATCAATGGCGACAGATCAAGTGCAATCGCTTCGACAGTGAGCCGATGGAGGATTTTCTGACACGGAAAAAGCGGATCGAGGAAATCGTCACCGGCTTCCGCTGGGGCCGCTACCGCGATAACGAGGCCGATGCCATGGAGATCGAACTCGCCCAACTCCGCTCGGCCAAGCGCCACCGCGCGGCAGCTATGGAGCGATCCAGCCACGTAGCATGACCCAGACAGGTTCAAGCACGGCCTGAACGATGCCGAAGCCGACCAGCAACGCGACGAGCGCCGTTCCCGGCCAGTACAGTTTGCGAGCCGTTGCGCGCAAGCCGGGGAAGAGGGCGAGGAGAATATTGCCGCCCATGAGCGGAGGAATTGGCAACAGGGAAACAATGACGAACCAAACACCCAGATCACTCGCGGCTCCGAGCACGGAGAGGGCAACCTGGGTGACGATGTTGTTTCCGAACGAAGCGATGGGCCGGTTGGCATAGGGGAGCAGCGCTAGTGCGCCGAGAGTGAGGCCCAGCGTCAGGATTACCCAGGCGATGAGACCGATGCGACCACCGCGCAATCCGCCCGGTTCCGGCTGAGGGCCGCGTCCCCAGCCCTGCTTGAAGAGCAGTGCGAATATCAGTCCCACAATGTCGAAACAGGCGAAGCTGAGGCCGCCGCTTTCCGAGCTTGTCTTGCCACCGAAAGCACGCAGGACGAGTTGAGAAAGAATGCCCGCGATGGTGCCCACGAGAAGGTAGGCACCCAAGCGGATGAGGAGGTCCCAGAGGGTAAGATTGAGCAATTGGCCAGCTTCCTGTTGGTGCTGCGTCCGGTATTGCTGAGCCGCCAGCCTATCGCAACCCTATCCGACGGTGAGTTAGCTCACCCTGACAGTTTCTACTATCAGAAACTATCTATTGCTGCCCCCTCCTACCCCTGCTAATGGTTTCCTTACAGCGAAACTATCAGGACACATTATGGCCCTCACGCTCTACCTTCATCCACTGGCCTCGTATTGCCACAAGGTCCTCATCGCACTCTATGAGAATGACACGCCGTTTACGGCAATAAATGTGGACCTGGGCGATCCGGGTTCGGCGAGCATGGTGCTTGAGCATTGGCCAGTGGGGAAGATACCCGTGCTGCACGACGAAAGCGCCAAGCGCGTCGTGCCGGAGACGACCATCATCATCGAGTATCTGCAGCAGCACTATCGCGGCCCTGCCCCGATGCTGCCAGACGATCGCGAGCAGTTGCTGCAGGCCCGGCTGTGGGATCGGTTCTTCGATCTTCATGTCAGCACGCCGATGCAGAAAATGGTACTCGACCGAATC
The sequence above is a segment of the Paradevosia shaoguanensis genome. Coding sequences within it:
- a CDS encoding peptide ABC transporter substrate-binding protein — protein: MLKRLLPLMTAALLATTGPVWAAGELTYVVNNESAQFDPSTTAETFALPVIGNSFEGLVKFAEDGSVVPALAKKWDVTDDGLTYTFHLRDDAKWSDGKPVTAGDFVYAWKRVLTPSAGAKNAQMLYILQGGEDYFNDQTKDVAVKAVDDKTLTFTLKQRVPYLMQILPFTVFYPVREDVVSADPDGWTRKPETYIGTGPFRVTQMKFGESIVLEKNPNYYDAANVTLDKVTLRLIPEPSTALAAYEAGDVDGIEAVPAPEIPRLASEEGNGFLVVPALGTTYAFFNPHQKPLDDVRVRKALSMAIDREEIVEFVLQSADQPAMALVPPGMNLAGEDFRDGSDTFGLEPTAQPEAAQALLAEAGYPNGEGFPETVFMTYSSPPIEKLLEAIQQMWKKNLNIDVKIQASEWQVFYPEVQKVQYQIAQMGWGADYPHPMTFLDNFVTGSANNLANWSNADYDKAIADAKATSDEKTSLDDMRKAEAIMMNDHVILPQYHRNQYMMMKPYVKGFWRSALNQPYFSGVTIEK
- a CDS encoding glutathione S-transferase family protein, whose translation is MALTLYLHPLASYCHKVLIALYENDTPFTAINVDLGDPGSASMVLEHWPVGKIPVLHDESAKRVVPETTIIIEYLQQHYRGPAPMLPDDREQLLQARLWDRFFDLHVSTPMQKMVLDRIRPAGSHDPFGVSDAHAALETAYGMIDGQMAAGQPWAIGDTFSLADCSAAPALFFASIVHPFDETYPNLAAYLDRLLARPSVARAIGEAKPYFEMFPYRHAMPARYLAL
- a CDS encoding ABC transporter ATP-binding protein — its product is MQRPLVELKGLTKHFSLPGDLLSRNKPVLRAVDGVDLEIRRGETLGLVGESGCGKSTLARTLIRLHEPTAGQMLFEGEDIAHMPERTLAPFRRRMQMIFQDPYASLNGRMTVRDLIGEPLEIAKVGTAESRARRVDELLERVGLTRDHGMRFPHEFSGGQRQRIGIARAIALNPELVICDEPISALDVSIQAQVVNMLEDLQEELGLTYLFITHDLSMVRHISDRIGVMYLGKIVELAPNEALYRAPAHPYTQALLASIPVADPEARRDVTPMAGEIPSPINLPSCCRFRTRCPFATALCAEREPELRELGDGHAAACHYAEDIQSKQIPLSA
- a CDS encoding class I SAM-dependent methyltransferase encodes the protein MPVSRSDFGRYYRELIETRHFVESQAYYRHSMERFWQAFDRIQNLGLPRGTSTIDIGGGIMAVLLARILGFDASVGDVQHSGEDDVRALGVSFQEVDLMSDTLLPGKQYEFVVLQEVIEHLPDPPYVVFGRIMRFIKPGGTLFLTTPNGSRMRNILYMLAGRRVLDNFRRAEPGESLGHQQEYVLPQMTWQVQRAGMELLFGEEYDDGWQGSTFLARISHLGLKPINLVPHLRNGLMVAARRPTAPH